The sequence AGCAAGGCCCTTTCTGCTGTCGTGTCATCGAGGACAGGGCTGTGAGCGGGAGCTTGGTAGAGGGAGATTATGAGGGATTGGgaaactggagggagggaggcccctTGCCCTGCCCCAGCCCGCGACCCCCAAGGGGCGGCAAGTTGTGGGATTTGAAGGGACAAAGGTCAGTGGGTGGGCCATCTCTCGTAAGGAGGTGGTCCCCCTGCTGAGTGCCCCCTTCACACAACACCACCTCTACTCCCCGGCCCCCTCAGACCTCCAGCCCGTGGCCCCCCGGACTCGCCCTCCCTCCCATCGTCCAACAGGTTTCCAcgtcccagcccccacctccctgccgcCATCATCCAACATCGGCATCCTTCCCTGTATTACCTACCACTCGCCGCCTCGCCCTGCCCCCAATCCGgctctgcctcacccctccccGCGTGGGAGCCCAGGTATGACACTCACCTGTCGCTGCCGCACAGAAATCCTTCACTGGCCGCCTCGCCCTGCCCCCAATCCGgctctgcctcacccctccccGCGTGGGAGCCCAGGTATGACACTCACCTGTCGCTGCCGCACAGAAATCCTTCACTGGCCTGAGGTGGCCACAGGGTGAAAGGTAAGCAGCCTACTGCCCAAGGTCTAGAAggttcccctgccctccctgcccccgtcTCGCTGCGCTGCTCTCTGCGCTGCTGGTGGCTGGGCTGTTCTGCTCTCCATACCTGTGGCCACACTGttccttccctctgccagaaGGCCTCGAAGCCACTGCCTCCAGGTCgtaccctcctccccctccctgaccTTCTCCCCAGCCTCTCAGGAAGGGTGGCCTGCCCTGACCAGCTCTGGGGGTTGCGCCGCCACAGGGAAGGCACAGGGCCAGGCAGCCCCGGACGGTGAGTAAGGCCCACACCCATGCCTGCCCTGCGGCCAAGTGACTGGCTCAAATCCGAGCTCCTCTGAAGTGGCTGAAAGAGCTGGGCCCATTTGCTTAAAGTCTCTGAGCCGGAACAGGGCAGTAACAGCTTAGTCCCCACTGGATGACTACATCTGAAAACGCAGTTCTAAGTATCTGCCCTCCTTAGGACTATGCTCCTGAACCCAGCAGGGGCCTAGTAATCCCGCCCGCTGCCAAGTGCAAGGCTGCCCAGGGACAAAAGGCAGAAGCCCCGGAAGGCAGGGCCCGGAGATAGCAATGGcctccctgacccccagcccctcacagGACACCCAGCGCTGGTCAGGCCTCACCGGCATCTTCTGCCCCACACAGCTCACCTAGACTCCCCTCCCGGGAAGCTTTCCTGGACCCAATCAGTACTGCCCCCAGAGACGGTGCCCTTTGTACCCGTCAGGGGGTCTCAAGGCGCCAAGAGCCCTTTTGCGCTGAGGGTGCTCCTGGGAGGGGTTCGACAGAATCTACGAGAACGGTGGGGCTAAAGCTTGGCCCAGGTGGTGTGGGTGCCTCGAGCCAAAGCTCCCACCTTAAGGTTTAGGGTCTGAATGAGATCAGCCAAGGgtcgcctgggcagctcagtcggttaggcgcccgacttggctcaggttgcgatctcgcggtttgtgcgttcgagccccgcgttgggctctgtgctgacagctcggagcctggagcctgcttcggattctgtctctctctcctctctcaaaagtaaatagataaacattttaagtgaGATCAGCCAACACCCAGAGATCAAACCATGGCTGCGAGCCAAGCTCTGTCCGCCTAGAGCCCTTCCAGATATACTCCCTCTGCACTGACCGTTCTTTCCCTTGGGTTTCAGACCACTggccctttctctgcttcctaaCACTTCACTCAAAGGCTCTCCCCGACTGTCTCCTCAATTCCATCAGGGTCCCCCATTAGCACCCCTTCAGCCCCTGCCCATACTCTCACAGCCGTGACTGTGGTCAGGCCTGGCCCTCACCAACCAGCAATACACAACCAAGGAGTAAAGGTGAACGAGAAATGTTTATTGCAGAACTTTGGTCCAAGTTCCCATCAGGGAACTGGCCCCTCTTGGGTTTGGACTGGCGCCCTCTGTCCGGGGCTGTGCAGGTGAGactgggaaggggagaaagagtaCGTCTGGGCCCAGGGTCTCAGAGCTGCGAGATGATGTTGGAGGCCAGGCTGCAGGTGAGGCCTGTACCATCCGGTTCCACATTCAAGGACTTCACTACGCCATCCTCTACCACCATGGAGAACCTGCCAGAAGGAGAGACCGGGCCAACTACAGCGGCCTGGGCCTGGAGGCTGGGAATGGAGATTGGAGGGGCGACAGGGGAACCCCACAGGGGGACCCTCCCACTTTTACCTCTTGAGCCGTCGGTTTCCAAAGAGAGACACCAGTGAATCATCTAGTAACAAACCTGTCTCCtaaaaggaaaggcagagacaagACCTAGAAACTTCCAGAACAGAgcaagcacccccaccccaccccacacacacccagctGCTCCCCATATTAGCCTCCAAGTTCCTATATCCAAAGCCTGGCAGAGGGATCACCCTCTAGGGTAGGGGTTGCAGGGGTACACTCACCTTCCCAAAGGCCCCTGTGGGGTCAGCCAAGAGCCTAACCTAAGGAGGAAGTAAAGGTCAAAAGAAAAATCCCATACCTGGCCCgtgacccgccccccccccccccagcacccacaCCTCACCTTGCCTCCAGAGTTGTGAGCTCGTCCCCACTCTGCGGTGACAAAGACATCATTAACGCTCAGACAGGCTATCACCTGGACCCCTTTGGCCTTCAGAGCCTCAGCCTGCTCCACAAACCCTGGTAGGTGGGTCTAGGAGGGGGAAACGAAGGGTCAGCCCAGGGATACTTGCCTCGGCTCCTCAACCTCCCCTTGATCTCCAGGCCACCCTCACTTCCCTCTCTGACACCTTTGATCCAACAATGAGAAGCATGTAAGCCACACTTCCTTCTTGCCTTGGCCACAAGGAAGCTC is a genomic window of Acinonyx jubatus isolate Ajub_Pintada_27869175 chromosome D1, VMU_Ajub_asm_v1.0, whole genome shotgun sequence containing:
- the PRDX5 gene encoding peroxiredoxin-5, mitochondrial, whose translation is MQLAGLRLLGGRAGSALVRATAIGSAASAAARAGGYRRRGGEWTLGGACGFRSAAPAMAPIKVGEAIPSVEVFEGEPGNKVNLAELFKGKKGVLFGVPGAFTPGCSKTHLPGFVEQAEALKAKGVQVIACLSVNDVFVTAEWGRAHNSGGKVRLLADPTGAFGKETGLLLDDSLVSLFGNRRLKRFSMVVEDGVVKSLNVEPDGTGLTCSLASNIISQL